Proteins encoded within one genomic window of Candidatus Hepatoplasma crinochetorum Av:
- a CDS encoding aquaporin: MNKTIVKDKNKKKRNYWDLIAINKKYRNWKTILLAELIGTYLLTLWIILPSSVNFDSMNNWWGYIWSLMIMKALWVAGFIVFIVYVLRYISVNLNPAVTIGEIAKGNDKLPIGIAKINVQFVGGIMAGFTGLGLAILTDNNSSTLDAISPIVRWNDWSNIGSMGWYDNPIASKNYADFNGGQAAFVASSMVLEFSYTFALLASVFYWEKKVSHNMRPIVIGLIVWLVVTLGVRTNNIALNPARLVGPAIAQTVGVNAGFLTNNINYTDWMWVYLVSEFAAAALFAMIELNKSKKLEI; the protein is encoded by the coding sequence ATGAATAAAACGATAGTAAAAGACAAAAACAAAAAGAAAAGAAATTATTGAGATTTAATTGCAATAAATAAAAAATATCGTAATTGAAAAACAATTTTATTAGCAGAATTAATAGGTACATATTTACTTACACTTTGAATAATTCTTCCTTCATCAGTTAATTTTGATAGTATGAATAATTGATGAGGTTATATTTGAAGTCTAATGATTATGAAAGCTCTTTGAGTTGCTGGATTTATAGTTTTCATTGTTTATGTTTTAAGATATATTTCAGTTAATTTAAATCCTGCAGTAACTATAGGAGAAATAGCAAAAGGAAATGATAAATTACCAATTGGAATAGCAAAAATAAATGTGCAATTTGTTGGTGGTATAATGGCTGGGTTTACTGGTTTAGGTCTTGCTATCTTAACTGATAACAATTCTTCAACATTAGATGCAATAAGTCCAATTGTAAGATGAAATGATTGAAGTAATATTGGATCTATGGGATGATATGATAATCCAATCGCATCTAAAAATTATGCTGACTTTAATGGGGGTCAGGCTGCATTTGTTGCTTCTTCTATGGTATTAGAATTTTCTTATACTTTTGCTTTACTTGCTAGTGTATTTTATTGAGAGAAAAAAGTAAGTCATAATATGAGACCAATTGTAATTGGACTTATTGTTTGACTTGTGGTTACATTGGGAGTGAGAACAAATAATATTGCTCTAAATCCAGCTAGATTAGTAGGCCCAGCAATCGCTCAAACAGTAGGAGTAAATGCAGGATTTTTAACAAATAATATAAATTACACAGATTGAATGTGAGTTTATCTAGTTAGTGAATTTGCAGCAGCAGCATTATTTGCAATGATTGAATTAAATAAATCAAAGAAACTAGAAATATAA